Proteins encoded in a region of the Funiculus sociatus GB2-C1 genome:
- the ectB gene encoding diaminobutyrate--2-oxoglutarate transaminase has product MNIFEERESNVRTYCRNFPDVFHKAVGSTVYSESGVEFIDFLAGAGALNYGHNNQYIKQKVISYLESDAIAHGLDLHTMAKRDFLEKFSEAVLIPKDLDYKIQFCGSTGTNAVEAALKLARKVKQRTGIFSFMGGYHGMTLGSLAISSNNGIRLGAGVTSNHVTFMPFPYGYMENFDTIEYMETVLTDVNSGVEKPAAIIFETVQAEGGVVVAPIEWMQRLRNLCDRHDILLICDDIQVGCGRTGPFFSFERANIVPDIVAISKSISGYGFPMSLLLIKPEFDIWEPGEHTGTFRGNQLAFVGASAAIEYRESINLEYEVKLKESFLNTFLNEEIACLSEKIVIRGIGMIWGIDLSDRGASFAKAIAQRCYELGLIVERVGRDDTVIKILPPLNIEMPVLRKGCSIIKQAFFDCIN; this is encoded by the coding sequence ATGAATATCTTTGAAGAACGCGAGTCAAATGTCAGAACTTATTGTAGAAATTTTCCCGATGTTTTCCATAAAGCTGTAGGTTCTACCGTTTATTCGGAATCAGGCGTAGAGTTTATCGACTTTCTTGCTGGTGCTGGCGCTCTTAATTATGGACACAACAATCAATACATAAAACAAAAAGTTATTTCATATTTAGAATCGGATGCGATCGCTCATGGTCTAGACTTACATACAATGGCTAAAAGAGACTTTTTAGAAAAGTTTTCTGAAGCTGTTTTAATACCTAAAGACCTCGATTACAAGATTCAATTTTGTGGCTCTACCGGAACAAATGCTGTTGAAGCCGCTTTAAAACTGGCAAGAAAAGTCAAGCAAAGAACTGGTATATTCTCATTTATGGGAGGATATCACGGCATGACTTTAGGCAGCTTAGCTATTAGTAGCAATAACGGTATTCGCTTAGGGGCAGGAGTAACATCAAACCATGTAACTTTTATGCCGTTCCCCTATGGTTATATGGAAAACTTCGACACCATAGAGTATATGGAAACGGTACTGACTGATGTTAATTCTGGGGTGGAAAAACCAGCAGCAATTATATTTGAAACGGTACAAGCTGAAGGTGGTGTTGTTGTAGCACCAATCGAGTGGATGCAAAGGCTCAGAAATTTGTGCGATCGCCATGATATTTTATTAATTTGTGATGATATTCAAGTCGGCTGCGGTCGCACAGGCCCATTCTTTTCTTTTGAAAGAGCCAATATTGTTCCTGACATAGTAGCTATCTCAAAATCTATCAGTGGTTACGGGTTTCCCATGTCTTTGTTATTGATTAAGCCAGAGTTTGACATTTGGGAACCAGGCGAACATACAGGCACTTTTAGAGGAAATCAATTGGCATTTGTGGGAGCATCGGCGGCTATAGAGTACAGAGAAAGTATTAATCTTGAATACGAGGTCAAACTTAAAGAATCTTTTTTGAATACTTTCCTTAATGAGGAGATAGCTTGCTTAAGTGAAAAAATAGTTATTCGCGGGATCGGCATGATTTGGGGAATCGATCTGTCGGATAGAGGCGCAAGTTTTGCGAAAGCGATCGCGCAGCGTTGCTATGAACTAGGGTTAATCGTTGAAAGGGTGGGAAGAGATGATACGGTAATTAAAATTTTGCCCCCTTTGAATATTGAAATGCCTGTTTTAAGAAAGGGTTGTTCAATTATTAAGCAAGCTTTTTTCGACTGTATTAATTAG
- a CDS encoding condensation domain-containing protein, which produces MKVDFSSDVNTSEEDVFVFPASFAQQRLWFFDRLEPGSLQYISPVAIQLTGALDVPALEESLNEIVRRHEALRTTFVMVDGQPVQVIAPSLRWKLPVVFVRSRSHSDRDVQVQNAIAQETQQPFDLSQGPLLRTKLLQLDEEQHVLLLTIHHIISDGWSKGVLVREVAALYEAFSQGRPSPLPELPIQYADYAIWQRQRLQGQVLEAQMSYWKQQLSGNLSVLELPSDRPRPTVQTGQGATQSFGLPTNLSEQLKTLSQRENVTLFMTMLAAFKTLLYRYTRQDDILIGSSIANRNRAEFEGLIGFFVNTLVMRTDLSGNPSFRELLHRVRKVALEAYDHQDLPFEQLVEKLQPTRNLSYHPLFQVWFSLNNAPTPALQLSGLSVSLLDVKSNTAQFDLSFDIMETPQGLIGTVEYSTDLFVPATISSMLGHFQTLLEGIVANPNQRLSDLPLLTKSEQHITFMLEKEATFNFDFALN; this is translated from the coding sequence ATGAAAGTAGATTTTTCCTCCGATGTTAATACTTCCGAAGAAGATGTCTTTGTATTTCCGGCCTCTTTTGCCCAGCAGCGGTTGTGGTTTTTCGATCGGTTGGAGCCAGGTAGCCTTCAATACATTAGCCCTGTCGCCATACAACTGACGGGTGCGCTTGACGTGCCAGCGTTAGAGGAAAGTTTAAACGAAATTGTGCGCCGTCATGAAGCCTTGCGAACTACGTTTGTGATGGTTGATGGGCAACCTGTTCAGGTGATTGCGCCAAGTTTGAGGTGGAAACTTCCGGTGGTGTTTGTGCGATCGCGATCGCACAGCGATCGCGATGTTCAGGTGCAAAACGCGATCGCGCAAGAAACCCAACAACCCTTTGACTTGTCCCAAGGGCCTTTACTGCGGACAAAGTTGCTACAGCTGGATGAAGAACAGCACGTATTGCTGCTAACGATACACCACATCATTAGCGATGGTTGGTCTAAGGGTGTGCTGGTTCGCGAAGTAGCAGCACTCTATGAAGCCTTTTCTCAAGGTCGTCCTTCACCGCTTCCCGAACTGCCCATCCAGTACGCTGATTACGCTATCTGGCAGCGGCAAAGGTTGCAGGGACAAGTGCTAGAAGCTCAGATGTCCTACTGGAAGCAACAGTTAAGTGGCAACTTATCCGTACTAGAGTTACCTAGTGATCGCCCGCGACCGACAGTTCAAACTGGTCAAGGTGCCACCCAATCTTTCGGATTACCTACTAACCTCTCTGAGCAACTCAAGACACTTTCGCAGCGAGAAAATGTCACCCTGTTCATGACAATGCTTGCTGCATTCAAAACCTTACTTTACCGTTACACTAGGCAAGATGATATCCTTATCGGCTCCTCGATTGCTAACCGTAACCGAGCTGAATTTGAGGGACTTATTGGATTTTTTGTCAATACTTTGGTGATGCGGACTGACCTATCAGGCAACCCAAGTTTCCGAGAACTTTTGCATCGAGTCCGCAAAGTAGCTTTAGAAGCATACGATCATCAAGATTTGCCTTTTGAGCAATTGGTAGAAAAACTTCAGCCTACACGTAACCTGAGCTATCATCCGCTGTTTCAAGTGTGGTTTTCGTTGAATAATGCCCCGACGCCAGCCTTGCAGCTTTCAGGTCTAAGCGTGAGTTTGTTAGACGTTAAAAGTAATACAGCGCAGTTCGATTTGAGCTTCGACATAATGGAGACGCCACAAGGACTTATCGGGACGGTGGAGTACAGCACTGACCTGTTTGTTCCCGCTACAATTAGCAGCATGTTGGGACATTTTCAAACTTTATTAGAAGGCATTGTTGCCAATCCTAATCAGCGCCTATCAGATTTACCCTTGCTAACAAAATCTGAGCAGCATATTACTTTCATGCTGGAAAAAGAAGCAACTTTTAACTTCGATTTTGCTCTTAACTAA
- a CDS encoding non-ribosomal peptide synthetase: protein MHSKTLGGFRLSPQQKRLWLLQQDSAAYCALLLEGNLKVDVLKTALEQVLNQHEILRTTFHRLPGMKIPVMVVADSSVPLWREIDLSDQEPQQQEAKITALFQEAKRANFDLEQVSLHLSLLKLSADKYILLISLPALCADSWTLQKLVEKISLAYAGDFSTEEVQYVQFSEWQHQLLEEEDATGKEYWEHQDISNLDRIKLPFERNLKKSEFEIDCVSLTLDSKAVAKLEKSDIALDIWLLASWQVLLWRLTGEEIIVGASVDGREFETLHSVLGLCTKWLPIKSCLEADLRFKEVLELVSQAMREASEWQEYFVWEPFDGVTSKAQFAVGFEFEQSVLKRFGAGVSFSLLNFYSCIERFKIKLVCTREKADFYYDSNLFSAETIQRLVKQFQTLFASATENPEVAISQLEILQPSDRAQLLAHNNTQTDYPEQQCIHQLFEAQAAQTPDNIAVVFEDQQLTYRELNARANKIAHHLQMLGVKPEVVVGLCLERSLDMVVGMLGILKAGGAYLPLDPTLPQERLDFMSQVAQVLLTKRQFCGNSYEGKTTVCLDEDWEAAQQSNANPTSEANSKNLVYVLFTSGSTGKPKPVAIEHQQLLNYLRGILDKLNLPTGASFALVSTFAADLGNTVIFPALCTGGCLHIVSAERATDSAALADYFGRYPIDCLKIVPSHLAALLASSHSAQILPQRLVLGGEAVSWQLIDQIQQHKPECQILNHYGPTEATVGVLTYQVDKGDRHDSETVPLGRPLANTQVYVLDRHLQLVPVGVSGELYIGGAGLARGYLNREDLTAERFISNPFSDTEARLYKTGDLVRYLPNGNLEFLGRTDDQVKIRGFRIELGEIETLLSQHPSVRQVVILAREDEPGDRRLVAYVVPHPGQVTNTNDLRHFLQQKLPEYMVPSVVILKALPLTANGKVDRGALPVPDQIRPELGFVAPGTSTEQAIAKIWAEVLGIEQVGIHDNFFELGGHSLLATLVISKLRQAFQVELPLRDFFEMPTIAGVAKKIEQAKDKGAYLNEPEIVAVSRTAHRVKLSSLKDGDPLTL, encoded by the coding sequence ATGCACAGTAAAACCCTCGGCGGCTTTCGGCTTTCTCCTCAACAGAAGCGTCTTTGGTTGTTACAACAAGATAGCGCTGCTTACTGCGCCCTTCTTCTAGAAGGAAATCTGAAAGTAGATGTCTTAAAAACAGCTTTAGAGCAAGTCCTCAATCAACATGAGATTCTGCGGACAACCTTCCACCGCCTACCTGGGATGAAGATTCCAGTTATGGTTGTAGCGGATAGCAGCGTTCCCTTGTGGCGAGAAATTGATTTAAGCGATCAGGAACCCCAGCAGCAGGAAGCCAAAATTACGGCACTTTTTCAAGAAGCGAAACGGGCAAATTTTGACTTAGAGCAAGTTTCATTACACTTGTCTTTATTAAAGCTATCAGCAGACAAGTATATTTTGCTGATCAGTTTGCCTGCACTGTGCGCGGATAGCTGGACGCTTCAGAAGTTGGTTGAGAAAATCAGCTTGGCTTATGCTGGGGATTTTTCAACTGAGGAAGTGCAATATGTCCAATTTTCAGAATGGCAGCATCAATTATTAGAAGAAGAGGATGCGACAGGTAAGGAATATTGGGAACACCAGGATATTTCTAATTTAGACAGGATTAAACTACCTTTTGAGCGCAATCTGAAAAAATCAGAATTTGAAATCGATTGTGTTAGTTTAACACTTGATTCTAAAGCGGTTGCTAAGCTGGAAAAATCTGATATTGCTCTCGATATCTGGTTGCTAGCATCTTGGCAAGTTCTGCTGTGGCGGCTCACCGGAGAGGAAATTATTGTTGGCGCATCGGTGGATGGTAGAGAATTTGAAACACTGCATTCGGTTTTGGGACTATGTACGAAATGGTTGCCAATTAAGAGCTGTTTAGAGGCAGATTTGCGCTTTAAAGAAGTTTTGGAACTGGTAAGCCAAGCAATGCGAGAGGCTTCTGAATGGCAGGAGTATTTTGTCTGGGAACCTTTTGATGGGGTGACTAGCAAGGCGCAATTTGCGGTTGGTTTCGAGTTTGAGCAAAGCGTTTTAAAACGCTTTGGCGCAGGGGTGTCATTTTCGCTGTTGAATTTCTACAGCTGCATTGAGCGGTTCAAAATAAAACTGGTTTGCACTCGCGAAAAGGCAGATTTTTACTATGATTCCAACTTGTTCTCAGCCGAGACAATTCAACGGTTGGTGAAGCAATTTCAGACATTGTTTGCCAGTGCTACGGAGAATCCGGAAGTTGCAATTAGTCAGTTAGAGATTCTACAGCCTAGCGATCGCGCTCAACTTTTAGCCCATAACAACACTCAAACCGATTACCCCGAACAGCAATGTATTCACCAACTGTTTGAAGCCCAAGCCGCACAAACGCCGGATAATATTGCCGTTGTTTTTGAAGATCAACAACTTACCTACCGCGAACTCAATGCTCGTGCCAATAAAATTGCCCATCACCTACAGATGTTGGGAGTGAAACCAGAAGTGGTGGTGGGGCTTTGTTTGGAGCGATCGCTAGATATGGTGGTGGGAATGTTGGGCATCCTCAAAGCAGGCGGAGCCTATCTTCCCCTCGACCCGACTTTACCCCAAGAGCGTCTGGATTTCATGTCGCAAGTCGCTCAGGTTTTATTGACAAAAAGGCAATTTTGTGGTAATAGTTATGAGGGAAAAACAACGGTATGTTTAGATGAAGACTGGGAAGCGGCTCAACAGAGCAATGCCAATCCCACCAGCGAGGCGAACAGTAAAAATTTAGTTTATGTGCTGTTTACCTCTGGCTCGACAGGAAAACCCAAGCCAGTTGCCATCGAACATCAGCAACTCCTCAATTACCTGAGAGGGATTCTAGACAAGCTGAATTTACCGACTGGTGCCAGCTTCGCACTTGTATCGACCTTCGCAGCAGACTTAGGTAACACCGTTATATTTCCCGCCTTGTGTACGGGAGGGTGCCTGCATATAGTGTCCGCAGAACGCGCTACCGACTCAGCCGCGCTAGCAGACTACTTTGGCCGCTATCCAATTGACTGTCTGAAAATTGTTCCTTCCCACCTAGCCGCGCTTTTGGCATCTTCGCACTCAGCGCAAATTTTGCCACAGCGTTTAGTTTTGGGTGGTGAGGCGGTGAGTTGGCAACTAATCGATCAAATTCAGCAACACAAACCTGAGTGCCAGATTCTCAATCACTACGGCCCTACAGAGGCTACTGTCGGCGTACTGACTTATCAGGTAGACAAAGGCGATCGCCATGATTCTGAGACTGTTCCCCTCGGTCGTCCTCTAGCTAACACCCAGGTCTATGTGCTAGATCGGCATCTCCAGCTAGTGCCAGTCGGCGTTTCCGGCGAATTATACATCGGCGGTGCGGGGTTAGCACGGGGTTATCTCAACCGAGAAGATTTGACCGCAGAACGGTTCATATCAAATCCCTTTAGCGACACCGAGGCGCGGCTTTACAAAACTGGCGACCTGGTTCGCTACTTACCGAATGGCAATTTGGAGTTTCTTGGTCGGACTGACGACCAAGTGAAAATTCGAGGCTTCCGCATTGAGTTGGGAGAAATTGAGACACTGCTGAGTCAACACCCATCTGTTCGCCAAGTTGTCATTTTGGCGCGGGAGGATGAACCGGGTGATCGGCGGTTGGTAGCCTATGTAGTTCCGCATCCGGGACAAGTTACCAATACCAATGATTTACGCCACTTCCTGCAACAGAAGCTGCCAGAGTATATGGTGCCATCTGTCGTAATATTGAAGGCTTTGCCACTGACAGCTAATGGCAAAGTAGACCGTGGAGCTTTGCCAGTCCCAGACCAGATCCGGCCTGAGTTGGGATTTGTTGCTCCTGGTACTTCCACAGAGCAAGCGATCGCTAAAATCTGGGCGGAAGTCCTGGGTATCGAACAGGTGGGTATCCACGATAACTTCTTTGAGTTGGGCGGACACTCTCTACTTGCTACCTTAGTTATTTCTAAGTTGCGCCAAGCGTTCCAAGTAGAACTACCTCTGCGCGACTTTTTTGAAATGCCAACTATTGCTGGAGTCGCCAAGAAAATTGAGCAGGCGAAGGACAAAGGTGCCTACCTTAATGAACCAGAAATCGTAGCAGTTTCGCGAACGGCGCACCGGGTGAAGCTTTCTTCTTTGAAAGATGGTGATCCTCTCACCTTGTGA